The genomic stretch GTTGTACCAGCTATAACGattactttttttgttgatattgacatttttgatttttgtaaaatattttttagcatataatattataatattgcATGTAATGATAGTAACCTTGGTTATATGCCTGAAATTGAGATTTTTTCAGTCCACCTTCTGTTTGCTTGAAACATTTTTTAAGCTCATCGGATATgtgcatttttttttcagacGTGAGCCATTTTCATAAAGCAAAAGAAATTGGCGGTAacaaggaaaaaaaaggatcttcatatattaatcaaatacaagaaaaaagagcaaaaaaaaagcaagcTTAGTATTCgctaaattaatttataaataatctaTATAGCAAGAGGTTTGAGCATTGATTCAttctcttttttatttaagtCGGTTGTTCTTACATGTTTAACATTTGCTTTTGGTAATGAATTGATTACTTCAGGATTTGGAATTAGGCCTTTCATTGTAATCTCATCATTAAATGCCTTGAAAAACTTACATATTGGCTCAGCATACCATCTTTCGCCGGAACTATTTTTAAACCAAGCTATATGACCACCGATTGAAGTTTTATCTAATATAACGAATGGgttttgtttaattaaatcatctGGAAGTGAATCAGAACCTACGATTGGATCATCCATTGCATTGATGGCCAATAGAGGAGTTCTTATAGTAGCAATCCTCTTGTATGAAGAAGAATCGTTATAATAGTCTTGAGCATCTTTATAACCAAAGAGAGGGCCTGTATAAGtatcatcaaattcaataacaGTTTTGAttgaattcaatttttcatctttaaatgaatcttgaaattcaatattcGTCCTTAATACTGGtaaatgtttttttgtCAAATCGACTAAATTATTCCCCAGGGCAGGTGAATAAGCCCATTTCCCCACTGGggtattatttatataatatgaGGATCTCGATAGATTCCAAGGATTGCCCATGACTACAGCACATTTGATATCTGATTTTGATGATTCTTCACCTAAATAGTTTGCTAGCATTGATGCACCCAAGGAGAACCCAATCATATAAAAGGGTCTATTGGGGTATAACTCTCTTAGTTTCTTTACAGCAAATCTAATATCATTAGTCCAGCCACCATTATAAAGTTTTGGTGTAGTAATGGAAGAATTACAACAACCTcttgaatttaaaacacAAGCTTCAAACCCAAATTGGGATGAGgttattgatttaataatagcTCTCACATAACTTTCTGCAGAACCACCTGTCAATCCATGCAAAACTATAAGCATTGGCTTACTGTCATCTGAAGGCTTCACTGTATCAGGATGAATAAATGAGTAATCAAATTCGGTTGGTAGCGAGAAGTCTGTCTGAGTCTCAGGAATATATACTTCCTCATTAGTATCCTGCTGGTGATCATTAAAGGGAGAAACTGCAAAATCTAAAGCACCCTGTCCATGATCAGGATAATCTATAATGAATCTTTTGTATGAAACTATATCTCTATCAACAAATGAATTATACGAAGCATATATCGTTTGCAAATGGCCATTTACTAGCCAAGGATGTAATGAACTCTTTGCATCGTTGGATAATTCTGGAGAATGTTTATCTATTAAGCTTTGTAAACTAATAGCatctatattatttgaagtgTTATGTATTGCCTTGGGTTCAATAAATGTTAATGGAGTAGAAGAGTATGTTTGTTTTACAGCTAACGTGGTGAACCTATCTATGAAACGCATTTTTACttgaataaattaagaTTGTGTatgttatattattattctcttTATCGTTTTACCCAATTTCCTAGGTATGAACTGTTTCTATAtttatgaataattttaccTGTAAATCCAAAAATTTCAAGGAATTTCAAACCTCCAGGGTTGTACGGACTTTGGTTCCATTTTGGGAAATAGCATagataataaaacttttaatCAATAATCCAATAAGAGCAAAAGGCAAGAATTTAGTACTATAATCATTCTATTAGTCGTGCGTAATAAATTGACTTATCttgttaaaatatatatatatatatgtgtgtgtGAGCACATAGACATCTAACTCAATTTATACTAATTTCAAAAcacaaatttttcaataccAAGTGTACttaaaattgtaataaCTTTAAAGATATACTGATCTGTTTCACTCCCTTTCTAATCGTATTGTCAATATATCTCTTCTTGTACCATCGCTTAagaaacaaatattatctaagcaatattaaattagatGACCAATGCTACAAAAACTAAAGCCTTAGCatgtgaaaaaaataaaggtaaaaaaatagtagcTCCTGGTTTAAGCCTCACTTGTCATTAGCTCATTTTCCTAATGATTCTTAcagtatttttatttacctTCTTAGCCtcttgttttattattattgcagAGGTTATGTGACGCTCTGGCGTAGTCCGGAAAACACTACAGATCTGTCAATTTAGTCCCATTTCCCAGTATGGACACAAAGAAGCCCTACGGGGAAATTTGTTGGGCAAAATTCTCGGTAGCGAAGGCTTTTAACGCCGAGAATTTAAGAGCTTAGTCTCGGGTATAGTTGTTATACCCGACGATGAGATACTAGAATTCTTGATTTTCGGGTATAATAAGAATTTCATGTCATATATCCGATGGATAAGTTTCTAAACCCCGTCAGTTAAAGGTTGTCATCTTCTATAGgctatattatttatctttaaaaacagttaatatcattaaccaatatatttctagcaatggtaataataaagaaattgtgGCATTTAATGATccttaatatatatatatagtcCTACATCTaagcatatatatatgaaaagATGAGGTTTCTCTTGTATGTAGTGTGAATCTGGAAAAATTGATcaaactaataattttttagatAAACTGATAGAtttatacaaataaaataccaAAACTATAGTTGTGAACAAAATGACTTCTGTTAAGGAAGAAGATTATAACTCTACAGTGGGCTCCACGTTCAGTTCCAAATCAAATCACATCCATCATCGTGCTTCTAATGGTAATTTCTCCACTGGCACACAAGAGGTGtcagatgatgatgacaCTCCAATAGATCCTCAGACTTTGGATTGGGATGGTCCAGCAGATATGGATAATCCACATAATTGGTCTACTCTCAAGAAATGGAGTTGTACCATGATTGCTGCTATCTTATGTTTAGTTGTAACAATGGGTTCCTCATTATATGTGACAGGTGTGCCTGAGATGGttcttcaatatcattataGTCAAACGTTAGCATTAGCTGGGTTAACTTTCTATTTATTTGGTCTTTCTACTACCATGGGTGCCCCTCTAAGTGAAGTGTTTGGTAGAAAGCCAGTCTATGTTATCTCTTTGCCATTATCAATGTTATTCGCAATGGGTGTCGCATTGTCAGGAGGGAAACAAAGAATCATCTTACCTTTAAGATTCTTCTCAGGGGTATTTGCCTCTCCCGCATTATCTGTTGCTGGTGGTACTATCATGGATGTTTTTGATATTGACGAAGTCTCTGTGTCTATGACATTTTTCTGTTTAGCACCTTTCTTGGGACCTGTCATTAGTCCCGTCATGGCTTCATTCGCTACTGAGAAGAAAGGTTGGAGATGGGCCActtatattcaattaattgcTGGTGGTGTCATTATgccatttttaattctaatgcCAGAAACTCATAAAGGCGTTATCCTAAGGAAACGTGCCAAGAAGAGAGgtttgaatttaaagaaattatcaaaagaaGATCAAAAGATTTTTGCCAAGATGACTTTAAAGATTACTTTAACAAGACCTTTACATATGTTAGTCGTTGAACCAATTGTTTTAGTCTTCAGCATCTATGTTGCCTTCATCTTTGCTGTGCTATTTGCCTTTTTTGAGGCTTACCCAGTTATTTACCGTGGTGTATATCATATGAGTATTGGTATTTCAGGGTTACCATTTTTGGGTATTGGTATTGGGTTATGGTTAGGTTCTGCATTCTATCTATTCATTGATcgtaaatatttattccCTGCACCTCCAAAGGGTACTCCACCTTTGGCTAATTCAACTTCTTTAAGAACCACCCCTTATAGAGGTAAGAGAAATGCTGAAACCGGTGAATTGGTTCCAATCTTACcagaagatttattattagcttGTAAGTTTGGTGCTGTTGCATTACCAGTTGCCTTATTTTGGCAAGCATGGACTGCCAGAGCTGATGTTCATTGGATGGCTCCAATCGCAGCTGGTGTTCCATTTGGATTTGGGctaattttgatttttttctcaGTCATCATGTATTTCTCCACTTGTTATCCACCTATTTACATGGCATCAGCTATGGCTGCTAATAATATGTTAAGATATGTGACAAGTAGTGTCTTTCCATTATTTACCATTCAAATGtatcaaaatatgaaaattcAATGGGCAAGTACATTATTTGCCTTGATTTGTTGTGTTCTATTACCTGTTGCATggatttttgaaaaatgggGACCAAGGTTAAGAACCACATCTGAATTTGGTTGGGCTGCCTTCATGAAACAACAAGCTGAAGAAAAGGCTAAACTTGAAgctgaaaaaaatgaaaatcaCTTAACCTCTAATACTGATATTGATCAAACtacaattgaagaaaacaAGGACATTGAAGATGACGTACatgatattaaaacttCGGGTGGTATTGATATTTCCACTTTACAATCGTTAACAAGAGAAATAACACGCCATTCCATGAAACAAGAACATGAAATGTTGGAAAGAGCACACACAAATGTGTCTGGACCAGCACCTGCCGAGATATATACAAATATGGAGAATGATTCTGAAAGTTCTTCCAATATCATTCCCACCGTATGAGCAATATCTGCTATTTTTGACTTTCCAAATTCCTTGCATTCTGgttcaatttcttttttgttttcatATTCACATTTATATACATTTACCCATTATaccttttaataattcatttatatacatccttaattttaattacttatacttttttattacattCACGAATGTTTTTTTACTCACGTTTGTTGCCAATTTGAGTTGAATTTTAATCATGAACTTTTATCTTTGGTTTTCCAAATTGTTTCCCACGTTAAAACATTTCAGTTTTAAGTATAGGCTTTACAttgttatatattttaaatgtCATTTACAATCAAATTAGATCAAGATAGTGGTAGAAAATATCTCATTCACGCAGTTACCGACTTAATGCGATACACTAATCTTATGTAGACAAAAGATTTTGCAAAAGACAGTATGAGGACGCTCATGATTGTTGTTCTTGCCTTCTTTTCCCCTTCGTTCATCAACAGAAAAGATGGCAAAGTGAATAGAAGGCGTTCGTATCACCCTCTCTAAAacaaaccaaaaaaaaaagaatgggaagatttaataacatttttaaatttctgATTTCCATTGgcattttatattaaaaatttttcaagaatATTTCTAAACGAAAGTTcgcttttttttcttctccGGACATTTCAAATTGCCGGATCCGCTCATCGATTCTTTTGAtgtcaaataaaaaaaatttaggTCAAACCTTTGAAATATCtatctatatataaatatatcgGATAAacaagtaaaaaaaaaagtaaaaatattttgatagctataaatataaatatatactttttcAACCTTAAAATTCTTGTAACCGTTACCGATAGTGGAGTTTAACATTGACCTTAGTTTATAATGGCATCATCAGTTCCTGGACCAATTAGTTTACCCGAATCAAGATTTGATTTAAGCACTTATTGGGGACGAGTTCGTCATTGTGCTGAGATTTCAGATCCACGAATGTTATTGACTACTAATGAAGACTTACAAAAGGCTTATAAGGTTGTCAGTTCATATAAGAATGGACTAATCAAAGAGACTACTCAAGAGTTTTGGAAATCGAAAAAAGTCTTGGATTCTACCGTTCATCCTGATACGGGTGATAAAGTTTTCTTACCCTTTAGAATGTCATGTAATGTTCTTTCTAATTTGGTTGTTACTGCTGGTATGTTAACACCTGGTTTAGGTACTGCGGGGACATTATTTTGGCAATGGGCTAATCAATCCTTAAATGTAGCTATCAATTCTGCCAATGCTAATAAATCCGATCCATTAACTACAAGACAATTGATTGAGAATTATACTGTTGCAGTGAGTGCGTCATGTGGTGTTGCAGTGGgattgaataaattagtACCTAAATTAAGGGGTATTTCACCACATACAAAATTGATTCTAAGTAGATTAGTTCCATTTGCTGCCGTTGTTACAGCTGGTGTTGTGAATGTGTTTTTAATGAGAGGTAATGAAATTCGTAATGGGATCAGTGTATATGATAAGGAAAGTGGTGAAGAAATTGGTAAATCTCAAAGAGCTGCATTTAAAGCTGTTGGGCAAACAGCGTTGAGTCGAGTGATTAATGCTACTCCAGTGATGGTTATTCCACCTTTAATATTGGTTAAATTGCAAAGTGGTATTTTGAAGGGTAAATCAATGAAGATTCAAAACTTAGCTAATTTAGGGTTAGTTGGTAGTACATTATTTGTTGCGTTACCTTTTGCCATTGGAGTTTTTCCACAACGCCAAAGCATGAGAAGAGATCAATTGGAGGAACATTTACAACGTCGTGCATTAAGTGAAACTGTATACTTCAATCGTGGTATATAAGATGTgtgtatttattttattttattcatttatttatttatttatttatttattattattatgacaTCGGAGATGAGTACGCGTAACGCGaaatgtaaataaaagggtactgaaaataaaaaaataaaaaaataacaaaaaaaaatttttaattaaatatttaaaagttgTTAATTCAAAGTTGTATTATTACATAATGGTAGCAAAATTTGATCCAATTGTTCCCTTGATGCCaaagatttaatttcaaaacattGTTTGACTCTATCATCCagttctttatttttattatccaaTTCCAATACACCTGTACCAAAACCACCCAAGTTCGTTTCAAATacatcaaaattataatctTTCTTCAAGATATTAATGAACCGGTCTACATCTTTACGGTCTAcatcttttttcaaaagtgTTAGAGTACAACCACCACCACCTGCACCTGTTAATTTAGTATAACCAATTTGGAATTGatttgttaattttataattttttcaatcatTGGATGAGAGACATTTATGCTTTGTAATAGATGttgattaatattaatcaattcACCCAAAGAATCTATGTCTGATGCGTCTGCAAGTAATAAATCTTTGGATTCAAGAGTGATGTGGCCTATTGAGGATAAAATCTTGGAGACAATAGCATGATGAGAGTTGTACATGTGTCTTACGTTAGAAACCAGTTGTTTTGTAGATCTTGGGATCTTTGTATATGTTAATAAGATAGGCAAATCTATATCTATAATTTCATGTGATTGTGAATTCAATAGAATGGAATTACCATAAGTAGCCACGGTATTGTCTATCCCTGAAGGGTTACCATGCATGCATTTTTCACCAATGAAAGCCCAATCattgattaatttcaattgtgCTTTATTTAGGGGGATAGAAATCAACTTAGCCAGATGTAATAAAGCAGTGGAAAGAGAAACACAGATAGAGGCCGAAGAACCTAAACCAGCACCCACGGGGAGAGTGGATCTTACAGAGAATTTTAAAccttttaaatttggaattaaggaaaaaaataaatagagAAAAGTTAAGGCGGCTTGATGATGTAAAGGATTAGATTTGAATGAGGATAATAAAGGATCGattgattttaaaagagTTGAATCCAATTCTTTGGTGGAAGGTTGAATGGTGGGGATTGTTGAGAAATCATTACATTCCCATTGATGAgttaattttatatctaGGAAATCCAATTGAATGATGTTTGGATCATTGGCGTTTGAAACTAGTAAATAAGTTCTTAAAGACGAAACTGCTGCAGCGATGGCAGGTTCTCCATACACAGCGGCATGTTCGCCAAAAAGGATGACTTTCCCTGGAGCTGAGGTTAGGATAGGTAATGGCATTTGAATGTTTGGTTGTGTTGTTAGTTTGttgtgtttttttatttttttgcatatatatttttatgtaaatctatatgtatatatatacatgtatatgtatatgtataattttctaatttggGTAACGCGAAAAGACCGaataaagtttttttttttggaaaattactaaatgaagaagagtgaaaaaaaaaaaaaataaaaaaagatcgaataattaatttatcgTATAGAGAATAGGGCAGCATTACCGTCTGCCGCTATAGTGATGAaacatttttgaatttcatcTATATCGAATGCATTTATAAAACAATTTGAATGGATGTTATCCCAAACCATCAATTGTCGAGCTTGAATGAGGGAAGTGTCCCATAGACGTATACTACCATCATCACTACAAGTGATGATGGATAAAGATGATGGATTGATGGAATGAGATAATACATATGCCTTACGAACCCATGAACCATGGCCCTTGAGAGTAGATAATCTTGTGAACGTACGCTGAGATGAGCTGATAGACGGCAGTGGTTCATTAGTTCCTGGTTTAAACCTTGGAGTCCCTATTTTCCAAAGCACAGCAGTGTTATCTCTTCCTGTAGAAACGATATGTTCGAACCCTAATCGAGGCATATTCGTATGTGCATGTAATGATAATGTGACACTCTCTACGGGTGTTTGATGTGCTTGTACACTAGACAATTGTACAGTTTGACCAGTTTTAGTCCAATAGACTAAAATGACACGACCATCATGACCCCCTGTCACAAGACATGATCCATGTAATACAACACTTCTAATCCAAACTTGTAGACCATGGGGTGTTAGTGTGGCTACAAGTGTGGCTGTACGTTCCTCGGGATCCCATATTTTGACAGTACCATCTCGTGAACAAGACGCAAGTAACCGCCGAGACGAATCTTTAGTAGCTGCCGCATCTTGTGAAAGATCGGAAACCCCAGATACATGTGCAACCCAAGACCGTACGAGATGTAAACCGGGGCCTCCGTTACTTTCGCCAGTTGATAAATCTTGGCCATTACGCCATCGCCAAACTCTAATTTGGCCATCACGACCAGCACTAACCACACCTTGAGTCCAAGGTGTTATTGCTGAAACAGCACCCACATGGCCACGTACACTACTAACCACTGCCCCTGGACCGCTTCCAGCTTTAAGTTCACAAGTAACTAGTCGGCCACCAGTAGTACCAATTACAGCCAATGGTAAGCCATCCATAATAGCCACAGAAGTACAGCCAGTATCACCTACTGGTACTAACCCTATTTTACTTAATCGTAGAGGTTGTAAAAGTGAATTGTTTGTGCTTGTGTTTGTgtcattttcttttgtacCATTGGTATTTCCACTGGCAACATCTTTTGTGTCACTACCACTGTCACTTGCAACGGCTAGCCGCCCAGCCAGATCGGCTAGTAACAATTCTGCGTCACGTGACTCGCCTAGCCGCGTACGCAAATACGCAAGCACGTGCTCGTCGTCATCAGTGatcatcttttttatttatttattttatattatattatgtTTGTTGTTTGTTTTCACTTCTAATTTCACTTCTAATTTCAATTCCAATttcaattccaattttgcaatttctttttctatcAATATCGATATCACATTCGATCTTTTCTGGATGGCTCGGCCCATCAACAGCCAAAAAATAACGCTACCTATATACCTCGCGTATTTACCGCACGCTGTTTTCTCGTGCGCCGCATGAGTCCTGCAGCTTTTTCTGTGCAGTTTTTCGGCCGACTCGGCTCGTCGTTTCTTTTGTTCTTCGCCCATTGTCTGCCGGCAAAAAAGAACGGCACGTTCTGCGAATTTTTCTGTGTATTCTTCCGACGCTGAAAAATTTACGAATTCGAATTTTCTACTACTACAAAACATTCTTTAACATACTAAAGAATTACTCTggttctaataatttttttttagtaccaagatttatttatatcatATGTTgtatgtgtgtgtgtgtgtgtgtgtgtgtgtgtgtgttgttatatatatataggtAAATTGCGCTACGCCCTGCCTACTActtgatatttatatatactaCACGTAATAAAAAACTTTTAGGAAACTGACGTTCGCATCTCACCTCATCTCATCGAATCGCATTTCATATACAAAAACATACAAAATTTTCAAACCAACCATATATACATTCATCGGTGTAATATTTCATCATGACGTTACTCTCTCGTCGTTCGTTTttaaacaacaacaataccACCACCAATGAGTCTTCGAAAGCCAAGTTTCTTTCATTTATGGGTAAAAAGCATGCTTCCACTTCAAATATACATAATTTGGGGTCCAAAGACCCCCTGCATGACTCATCGAAAGATTTCTCATTCCTAAACCACGGCTCATTCACCACTAATACCAATAGTCTCAATCATAATAGCAACAGCAATAGCaccaattcaattaataatattccagGCACATCCGTCGGTAGTAGTACCGATTCCTTACAATCATTACAATACAATAGCAATATTCATACTAATGCAACCACTAATACCACTACAACTAATACAAATTCCATGGcggatttgaaaaaattctttatacCAAGAAATACAAATGCCAAGAATGATCCATGTCATGAACATTCGGCCATCCCTCCATCCCGAGATTCTTCACTTTCATTATCACAATACATGAACATTTATCATGATGATACCATTTTGTTCCAAAAATATGGGAAATTGGGGAAACTCTTGGGTGAAGGTGCAGGTGGTTCAGTGAAAATCATTGAAAGACCAACAGATCATAAATTGTTTGCCGtcaagaaatttaaaacaagaaaacaaaatgaATCTATCAAAGTTTATTCGAAAAAATGTACTTCTGAATACTTGATGGGATctattcttcatcatcaaaatattataaccACATTAGATATTTTTGCAGATTCCAAACAatccaattattatttggtgaTGGAATATTGTCCCATTGATTTTTTCAGTGTGGTGATGTCCGGGAAACTGTCACGTGGTGAGATTAATTgttattttaaacaattaaataatggtGTCATTTATCTACATTCCAAAGGTATAGCTCATAGAGATTTGAAATTGGATAATTGTGTCATGACCGAAAATggtattatcaaaattatcgATTTTGGGTCCTCTTTAGTTTTCAAATATCCAGATTCTAATCATATCAATTTTACTTATGGTATAGTTGGATCGGATCCTTATTTACCACCTGAAGTTCTTGTTTCcaataaattaaatcaatatgATCCTAGATTAGTAGATATTTGGTCCATTGGTATCATTTATTGTTGTATGATGTTGAAACGTTTCCCATGGAAAATACCCGATAGGGAGAAAGATAAGAATTTCAATCTATTCTCCATGCAAGATGATTTTAATCATGACTATGTTCAAAGTGCCAAAAACCATGAATTATTGATTCAAATGAGGAAACAAGGTAAATCTgatcaatatattaaagaacaacaacaaaTCATGTTAAACAACAATAAACCAATTCCAAATCCAAACGCTGTCACTTTGGAGAATGAAAAGCCTTCCACAATCCATGGACCTTATAGATTATTACGTCTATTACCTCATGCTTCAAGACCCATCATCTCCAAGATATTATCCATAGACCCATCAAAAAGAGCAACATTTGATGATATTATCCATGATCAATGGttccaaaatattcaatGTTGTAATGAAGTCAgtagtaatagtaatgccaatactaatactaataatgctatacaaaatgataatatcgTGGTAAAGAGAGTTTCTGGTCATCATCATACAATTGTaaaagataatgaaaaaaatgggaaacaaatcatttataaagtctaatattttacattATTCCACGATTTATTACTAAATTTATAGATAGGAAATTTTTAcataaataatgatagaCATATACAATACgcatttaaaaatttatgatAGACAATTTACATTTAcaaatttacaaatttaCAGATAGTATTTACAAATACaattcttgaaaaaattaatcgTAATATCAACTAAATGTAGATTCATCTTGCATTATCACCTCACATAATCCATACCCTTTTTGTCTTCCCATTCTTTTAATGCCCTTTCCcattcatcatcatcattaacaTCAATCTCTTTATCATTAACTTTATCTTCTTGttgtaattgttttaattgttcgatttcttctttatcatatttttctttgttatCTAACCATCTATCTTGAATATCTATATCATTCATTATGGAAACATTCTGTCTTGTAGCTTCTGCCCAAACAGTATCACCTCCTATTTCAGATGTACCAAATATGTATCCATTAGCCTTATCTATATTCATTTGCAAATTAATCATACTttgtttattatcaattgataaaacttcaaatgatactaaattaaaatcagaAACTATTTCACTTATTGATGATGTCAATTTagagtatttttttaataataaattatttttattttcctcTTCGATAAATGGttgtaaataattcaaatcttGAACCTCTGTATAATAATCTAATTTGAATGGTAATTCAGGATTatatgattttaatttatcaatctTGGAAAATACATTGATTTGAGGTAAATCCATCATTAGCATGGAACGTAACgttaataatagtatagAAACATACTGTGAAGGTGATGTGATATAAATAGAATCCACTAAATTGACAACACAAAACCTCATATCTAATTTGGATTCAAGAATCTTAAAAATATGGaataaagaagaatgaTGTGTAAAGAGTTCTACTTGACCAGGGCAATCAAAGATTAGGTATGGTATATTGTTTTGATCTGCTAATAAAGCTTTGATTtgtaatacaaataaatcaaGTGAATTATTGATAGATTCCATCGCATACATTAATCCACCATTAGGACCAAGATCTTTCTCGTTCataatttcttcaagaGTAATAAAATCTCGAATAT from Henningerozyma blattae CBS 6284 chromosome 4, complete genome encodes the following:
- the FSF1 gene encoding Fsf1p (similar to Saccharomyces cerevisiae YOR271C; ancestral locus Anc_8.720); the encoded protein is MASSVPGPISLPESRFDLSTYWGRVRHCAEISDPRMLLTTNEDLQKAYKVVSSYKNGLIKETTQEFWKSKKVLDSTVHPDTGDKVFLPFRMSCNVLSNLVVTAGMLTPGLGTAGTLFWQWANQSLNVAINSANANKSDPLTTRQLIENYTVAVSASCGVAVGLNKLVPKLRGISPHTKLILSRLVPFAAVVTAGVVNVFLMRGNEIRNGISVYDKESGEEIGKSQRAAFKAVGQTALSRVINATPVMVIPPLILVKLQSGILKGKSMKIQNLANLGLVGSTLFVALPFAIGVFPQRQSMRRDQLEEHLQRRALSETVYFNRGI
- the TBLA0D01160 gene encoding MFS transporter (similar to Saccharomyces cerevisiae TPO4 (YOR273C); ancestral locus Anc_8.723) — its product is MTSVKEEDYNSTVGSTFSSKSNHIHHRASNGNFSTGTQEVSDDDDTPIDPQTLDWDGPADMDNPHNWSTLKKWSCTMIAAILCLVVTMGSSLYVTGVPEMVLQYHYSQTLALAGLTFYLFGLSTTMGAPLSEVFGRKPVYVISLPLSMLFAMGVALSGGKQRIILPLRFFSGVFASPALSVAGGTIMDVFDIDEVSVSMTFFCLAPFLGPVISPVMASFATEKKGWRWATYIQLIAGGVIMPFLILMPETHKGVILRKRAKKRGLNLKKLSKEDQKIFAKMTLKITLTRPLHMLVVEPIVLVFSIYVAFIFAVLFAFFEAYPVIYRGVYHMSIGISGLPFLGIGIGLWLGSAFYLFIDRKYLFPAPPKGTPPLANSTSLRTTPYRGKRNAETGELVPILPEDLLLACKFGAVALPVALFWQAWTARADVHWMAPIAAGVPFGFGLILIFFSVIMYFSTCYPPIYMASAMAANNMLRYVTSSVFPLFTIQMYQNMKIQWASTLFALICCVLLPVAWIFEKWGPRLRTTSEFGWAAFMKQQAEEKAKLEAEKNENHLTSNTDIDQTTIEENKDIEDDVHDIKTSGGIDISTLQSLTREITRHSMKQEHEMLERAHTNVSGPAPAEIYTNMENDSESSSNIIPTV
- the PAC1 gene encoding Pac1p (similar to Saccharomyces cerevisiae PAC1 (YOR269W); ancestral locus Anc_8.717) codes for the protein MITDDDEHVLAYLRTRLGESRDAELLLADLAGRLAVASDSGSDTKDVASGNTNGTKENDTNTSTNNSLLQPLRLSKIGLVPVGDTGCTSVAIMDGLPLAVIGTTGGRLVTCELKAGSGPGAVVSSVRGHVGAVSAITPWTQGVVSAGRDGQIRVWRWRNGQDLSTGESNGGPGLHLVRSWVAHVSGVSDLSQDAAATKDSSRRLLASCSRDGTVKIWDPEERTATLVATLTPHGLQVWIRSVVLHGSCLVTGGHDGRVILVYWTKTGQTVQLSSVQAHQTPVESVTLSLHAHTNMPRLGFEHIVSTGRDNTAVLWKIGTPRFKPGTNEPLPSISSSQRTFTRLSTLKGHGSWVRKAYVLSHSINPSSLSIITCSDDGSIRLWDTSLIQARQLMVWDNIHSNCFINAFDIDEIQKCFITIAADGNAALFSIR
- the MGL2 gene encoding putative carboxylic ester hydrolase (similar to Saccharomyces cerevisiae YMR210W), with amino-acid sequence MRFIDRFTTLAVKQTYSSTPLTFIEPKAIHNTSNNIDAISLQSLIDKHSPELSNDAKSSLHPWLVNGHLQTIYASYNSFVDRDIVSYKRFIIDYPDHGQGALDFAVSPFNDHQQDTNEEVYIPETQTDFSLPTEFDYSFIHPDTVKPSDDSKPMLIVLHGLTGGSAESYVRAIIKSITSSQFGFEACVLNSRGCCNSSITTPKLYNGGWTNDIRFAVKKLRELYPNRPFYMIGFSLGASMLANYLGEESSKSDIKCAVVMGNPWNLSRSSYYINNTPVGKWAYSPALGNNLVDLTKKHLPVLRTNIEFQDSFKDEKLNSIKTVIEFDDTYTGPLFGYKDAQDYYNDSSSYKRIATIRTPLLAINAMDDPIVGSDSLPDDLIKQNPFVILDKTSIGGHIAWFKNSSGERWYAEPICKFFKAFNDEITMKGLIPNPEVINSLPKANVKHVRTTDLNKKENESMLKPLAI
- the ERG12 gene encoding mevalonate kinase (similar to Saccharomyces cerevisiae ERG12 (YMR208W); ancestral locus Anc_8.719), coding for MPLPILTSAPGKVILFGEHAAVYGEPAIAAAVSSLRTYLLVSNANDPNIIQLDFLDIKLTHQWECNDFSTIPTIQPSTKELDSTLLKSIDPLLSSFKSNPLHHQAALTFLYLFFSLIPNLKGLKFSVRSTLPVGAGLGSSASICVSLSTALLHLAKLISIPLNKAQLKLINDWAFIGEKCMHGNPSGIDNTVATYGNSILLNSQSHEIIDIDLPILLTYTKIPRSTKQLVSNVRHMYNSHHAIVSKILSSIGHITLESKDLLLADASDIDSLGELININQHLLQSINVSHPMIEKIIKLTNQFQIGYTKLTGAGGGGCTLTLLKKDVDRKDVDRFINILKKDYNFDVFETNLGGFGTGVLELDNKNKELDDRVKQCFEIKSLASREQLDQILLPLCNNTTLN